The genomic segment tcaaacaaatcattcaGTGATAAAATTGTGAGTAAAGTTTCTATTAGATATGGTTGTTTAGAATTTGGGGACTTTGGCAAATTAAACTGAAAGAATTATGGATGTTTAAATGCATTATCTATAGATTGACAATACATTTTTATGCAATGTACACTTTTAAATCCATGTTTGCTtgtttcattgattttgaaaactcTTAAGCAGTTTTAGAGTTtatgtaatagatacataatgggtacgagtgatgtatcggatatatcacacgagtgcgtagcacgagtgtgatatatgcgatacgtcacgagtacccattttgtatctgttttatccaatgacagccgaggttttgtcacccacgtgcctaggggtggagctataaaattgatcagaacctgtcactgtgatatgtttcccgccaatttctgacacgttttgttttctgtcacagtagcccattcatttctagtgagactgtcaaccatgacggatcaggtactgatcactgatgtcgatgtgttcactgacctcgacgatataacattatcacaggCCGTAGACAAGTATGAGTATGAACTGGAAGATAGTGACACGGTAGCTACTGACATTGGATTATTTGATACCAAGGAATTAACTCTACCAATTGGTGTAAATAAACTGAatggtaatgtgaaaaacatgtgaaagacTGCAGGATTCGAGGGAAATTACACAAACCGCTCCGGAAAGAGGACCTGcgctacttccctttaccaagcaggtaagtctaaaatcatatcgtttgaacaaattgtgaaatgaaatatttttcgtaaatttcgacgttgacaatgtcacaaaatcctttcaaaatctgtgaaattatttaaatacatcGATGAATCGGTTAATCGGTATTTTTAGCCAAGCGtcctgttatcattttcatcactattttgtttatgataggatttttgtgcaacgaaagcatattgttacatttggcgtaatctgtataaccattttttttaaatgactgaaattttataatatgtatcatgTAATGTATGCGGTTTTTTACTGAtctgttaaaaatatatattctacttaataaaatatgaacaggattttatattctgttttgtCAGGTTTTGATGAACAACTCATTATGGACAGAACGGTACATCGCAGCAGGGCTGTACGTGCatacaaggtgaagaaagaagacagAAAAAATTTAAACGGcactcgtatttcattaaattttgtttgaaatgcatttcctgtctttgttcgATCATTTGTCacgcctacatttgaaattggccccgcctcaagactgaggcatggaccaatcagaaatgccatgtgatatttcagatatcacatatgtgatatttgaaatatcacatagtatgcaatatatcgccaacaaaagatcaaagaaaaaccgaGGCGTCATTGGATAAGAATAATTGTTTTCCCAACATGTTGAGgttttaattaatattgaaaGAGGGGATGGGTTTACAATTAAATGTATTCATAGATACATGTAACTCAGATTACAAACATAATGTCAAAGGACAACATAGACTTACATCTCGCTTCTTCTTGTAAGTGTAGCGTTTAAAGTTGTAAATAACACCTCCAGCCTCGGTTGAGACTTCAAACAACAGCAGTAGTGCCAGGCAACAAGACACTGCCACCAACGGCCTCATCCTGTCATCCCAGCTCCTACAACAAACAAGAtctcaataacaaaaacatgtaaTGTGGAACCCATTCATCTATCAGATCTTTGATCATAACAAATGATCAAAGAGATCTGAACAATTCAGATTATGCATTACGAAAATCCATTGTCATCTTTTCTGttcatattcaatatataaaatttaagaaaaatctTTCCTACATACTTCCTGTCAACCATGAAAGGAAATGTGATAGCAGTCCAGGAAAACATAGCatctgtattttgtatatattataattgtcGCACAATGGATGtcatttacagaaaaaaaatcaatgactACTGTAGATCACGGTATTTTTCGCTTCAAATATCGGTCAAACTGTTGGACAAGAGTTGGTTCTTttgattgtttattgttttcagATGAGCTTTAACAAAGATTTTCATACagtccgtcaagatatatgcctgaaatattatatttaaaaacagaCCAACCAGTTTGTCTGCATAAATGAACAGGACgcaggactcaaacccaggacctcttAAATAATAGATGCTGCACTGACCAATTAATATTAAATagtatttaagttttttttttcaatttgggTACCTGGTTGGACACCGTTGATTGTACAAACCTTTACTCAAGTATATAGGCCTTTTGCTgatctgaaatatttcaatagaaaaaaatgttgtgtGCAAAGAAGTTTGATTCATCATCCTACAAATTTTCTATAATTTCCAAATATCCTGAAGCTTTGGATTGTCCACTTACACGCCTTGGTGTATAATAAAAAACTAAAGAATTCAGAGAGCTTATCTAAGATGTTTTTATGTGAAACAGTTgcaataatatcattgtattagtGTTTATCTATGTTGTGCCAGGttttttttggtaaattttaaacagtttatatggttttacataaataacaaataGCCGTTTTTATATGAACATTACCAATACAAGCCTGGCACAACATAGATAAACACTAATACAATGATATTTATTGTACggtcataaaaaatatttttaagcTCTATGAATTCTGTAAATTCTTATTAATATGTACCAATTATAAACTAGGTCATTTTAttcaattcaaataattttacattGAAATGTCTGTTTTAATGTTCTGTAACTAGCCTATCCCTTAACAAATGTACCACATGAAAACATTTGTGGATGGGTCCATCATTGATTACAAACCGTTTTGTTCTTTCTCAAATCTTGCCCGGAACTGGTGTACCTGGGCTAACTTAAGATTACACAgatattttaacaataattgCATGATGaatatatagtaaatacaaACCCAGTAGGTATGATATAAGGACCACAGCAAGCTTAAGTGTCACTCTAAACACCTCCAAAAACGAGTCGTCTAAAACTTTATCCACATCGCCGGTCCACTTCCGCTTTCGAAATTATAGACCTGTGCAGAACTTCCGGTTGAAACATGACAACATTGAGGAACTGGGAAGGtctttctgaaaaataatgaGAACGTTACAAGGACATCCGCATGCTTCTACAGAGCTGATTTTGTCTGTGCTACTggtatttttgttaaatgtaaCTGAAGTCGGTAAGTGTGATCTCTTTACCGCAGGTAGCTGTTCAATATCTGATGTGACCCATGGGTGATGACGCTCTAGATCTGACAGTCAGACACTTGCATGTCAGTGTAGGCTACCAGTAGACTGCTGCTTGCTCTTTTCCCTCGAACTATCACCATGTGAAGTTCTAAACCTTCTGACATAGTTCAATTGTCTAAAAACCAGTTACATTGATAGCTGTTATTCAGATTTTCCTGCTTAaccattttatttatataacaaaagaTGACGTTTTTTGAAGTGCCACCTCCAGCCGGTGGCAATTTATACCACAGCCATATAGCAGTTAAGCTTTGGTTTATACAGAAAAATATGCACCCAAATAATTTTGACAGATACCATGGAAGAAATTGCCTATTGTATGATGTGAAGGTTCCTGGCTTGTAGCAAAACCTTTGGAAGTCCTGTACCCTCTGTAGTATAGGTGCCTTAAAGGTAGCGGCAGACCCCATCCACAATACCAGAGTTTAGAGAAAAAGTAGAGTGGGTCATTAAGAAAACGCTATTCAACACCATAATTTCAGGCTATCTGTATTCAGCAACATCAACGTTCAAATGACATCGTTACTGTTTACAGAGTAACTCGTTACACCGCTCTCGCATAAGAACATCCAGTTGAATCCAGCAAAGCATCACCAAGGCATGTAAAACTAGAATTCTCCCTCCGCTGTCACTCTCGCCTTTTTATACAGAAATCTATCGCAGCATTCACAGGAGCACTTGGAGCAGCCCCATCCTGTGAAGAAGTGGTTGGCTCTGTTTGCTAAATAGATTGGCACCTATTAGGGCACCATGAATATTTATCTCTGcacccagattgcatttatattgtcaataaatacaatataacaagtgtttaattgttatatttacatttatctttgttaaaatctgtatttctcaaataaatgcattctttttttttcacctATTTCCATGTATGTTCACTTGAAAGAATAgcatttttaaatcaaattcttTTCTGTGATTGATTTGCAACCAATCTGATACATAGTTCAAAGCCTTGCTATGGCGATTATGAACATTGtgccaaaatgacgtcatagtaaGTTAGTAACACAATTGTTCTTGAGCATTATCCTTACTGCATTTATTCATTTGTATAGCGCAGAATTTCCATGATGTTGatcaaaatgatataaaaatcaTGACATGTGATCTTGACTGCATCTATACGCTCATAGATGCAACCCAGATTAACATTTAGCCAATGGGCAACTGTTGtgacaaatgtaaatacaatcCAATGACTAGCTTAGTGTGGCTGTGAGGTTGGGAGTTGTGTCTACGTACTGAAGTTAAGCAGAATCAAGCAtggtcagctcttggatggATGACCACTTCGTTAACTCCAGTGCAGGTTACATTACCCCTGGTGCATGTTACATTCAGTGGTAGCGAATGGGCCTGGTATCCTGTGGGATGCTTTCGGACAGCATGGGAAGCACAAATTATCTGTTTATAGATATGAATACTGGTGAAATGTGGTGTCTGAGGATTTTTTGGTACCTTTAAATTTGTAGAGCTTTGGCTTCAAGTTCCttgaaatttgtaaaaaaagaTGTAAATGCTGTGACTGAACTGCATTTTAAGCGCACCATCATCATCGTCCATTAGTCTGTCATCTGCCCATCCATCCTTGAAAATAATTgctatcactatttcttgagaagtactagatggatctttctcatattccaattgtaggttctccttggttcCTCCCAAGTTATGCCCTTTTGATTTTAGGATtaatcagaaaaacaaaatgactgacaggtggccatcttggattttgtgaatgaaaatttgttatcactatttcttgataAGTATTggatggatctttctcaaatttcttatgaaGGTTCCTTCCTCTTGGTCCCTTACTATGTCCATTGAATTTTGAGTCAGATTTGGAAATCAAGATTGAGGACAGGTGGCCATCCTGGAATTTGACAGTAGAAATATTCTATCAATATATCTAAGAGAGTTCTTGGATCTTTCTTAGACTTCACATATAGGTTCTCCATGTAATGAAATGATTAAGAGGGGAAGGGAGAAATTAGAGATCAGTCTttcatagaaccaataaagatcattcaatggtgggtgcctGCTATAGTGTTTATGGTGATATAAATCACTGCAtagaatataaaatgttttccaTTGCATTTATACCACcataaattcaataaaaatgaaGTCTAAACCCTATGTTTAGTTCCCATCTTCAAGGCCATAGTGCTCCAAAGTAGAGTTGTTGGATGTTTGTTAGTGTTAAGGTGATAATGAACAGGCCCACTCGATCAAGGACATCTTTATAGTGCCTCAGACTGAAATGTCATACATGGACAGAATAGTATACTAGTATGATGCCCTAACCGgctacattatactgacaataggctAACCTTAGTTACCTAATTGGTCTAGAGTGTAATATGTGGatgtgtgtacatatgtatatatattgtatcatatatatctcACTATAAGATAATGCCTACTAATAAACTCTATCGCAGTGCTGTAAAATTGCTATACTCTcccattttattttatttttcaataaacatTCTTCATACTTTGAGTGTCAAACTGATGTTTGCCCCCCTAGGCTAATTTGTATTAAATCTAGATGACAAATAaagtaaacatatattttgtgtgtttttttaaaacatttctgtGTATGAAAAgtaatttgttattgtttttgagTTGATTGTAATGATATTTCAATGATTTATCTTCAGAGTCTGTGTGCAGTGAAAATTGTCGCTATGGACAAGAGTTTTGCAGGGAAGAAACCTCACACTGTTTGTATGGTTGTAATGATGGCTATCTTGGGGAAGCTTGCGGTCAGGTGTGTTCAATCATATATTGTAAGGCCTGTATTTACAACAACTCAAAGGAAATATGTACAAGATGCAAAGATGGCCATTTCGGTACAGACTGTTTACAGCAGTGCAGTGACACTTGTAAAAACAGGAAATGTGACCGATTTGGACGTTGTGTTTTTGGATGTAAAGAAAATCATCATGGTTTAAGTTGTGAACATCAGAGATGTACATTTGCTGACTGCTTATCGTGTGCATACACACAATATGATTCTTATTGTTCTGAATGTGTACCAGGGAAATACTGGAATCCATATATCAATAACTGTACCAATTGCAGCGACCATTGTGTAGGCGGACAATTAGCCTGCAACTCGTCCAATGGAGTTTGTAACCAAGGCTGTGAGTCTAGGTGGTTTGGTACTTTGTGTGACAAATTCTGCCCTGTAGACAACTGCACTCAGTGCAGAGAAGTATTCCATGGAGTGCAGAAAGTTAAAGAATGTAAGATATGTGATGATGGATTTTTCACCTCACATGGAATTTGTGAGAAATGTAGTAATACATGCTTATTAGACACAGTGGATGGTAAAACATGTGATGGGCAAAATGGTAAGTGTCTCGCTGGGTGTATGGTGGGCTGGTATGGAGACAGATGTAACAAGCGATGCAACATTTCAAATTGTAGACGTTGTGAAGAAGTTAATCGGAATCATATTTATTGTGAGACTTGTGAAAATGGATTTTACTGGAGTTCCAAAGATTCAAAATGTCTTCACTGCCCACCAAACTGTACAAATGGATGTAATATTACAAATGGGCATTGTATTGGTGGTTGTAAGGACGGTTACTATGGTAACCAGTGTGATAATATGTGTGGTCACTGTTCAAATATTCCTTGTAATGATACAAATGGGTATTGTCTTCAAGGTTGTGAAAAAGGATGGTATGGAACCTGGTGTATGTCCAGTTGTCCAATACATTGTCGTAGCTGTATCGATTTTAAAAACAATACGTGTGGTTCATGTGAACCAGGATGGTATGGACCACAGTGTGAAATAAAATGTAGCGAATTTTGCAAAAGAAATTCCTACAGTAACTTCCTGTATTGTCACAAGGAAACTGGAGAGTGTTCTGAAGGATGTCGGCATAGTTACCATGGAGCATTTTGTAACATAACATGTCATGATAACTGTTTTggtgacctctgtgaccttacAGGAAACTGTTCTTATGGATGTAAACGTAATTATTATGGTCCAAATTGCAATAAACGTTGCTCAGAGAACTGTGATAATTGTCATCAAGGAGATGGTAAATGTGCTGTACCCTGTCGACAGGGATTCTATGGTGAATACTGCACTGGTGTCTGCAGCAAAACATGTCTCTTCCAGTCCTGCGATGAACAAGGAAATTGTGTGTCGGGTTGTGTAGGTGGTTTTTTTGGAAGCACATGTGAGAAAGTTTGTAACTCTAACTGCATGGATGGGATTTGTAATCTTGTGACGGGGTACTGCAGTCGTGACTGTAAATCCGGATACTATGGCAACCAATGTGACGTAGAGTGTAGCCCCAGGTGCCTGAAGGACTGCAAACGAGACCTGGGTTTCTGTCGTGGCTGTAAGGATGGTTTCTACGGTAACAGATGTGAAGAGATATGTCGGTATTGTCACAATGACACCTGTGAGCAGGGAACTGGTGTGTGTACCTACGGCTGTGAAGCGGGTCACACCGGACACAAATGTGCCAGTAGTAAGTAATAAAAATATCATGCCATCACCTAAGTTGAGTTCTGATGTAATACatcaaataatgtttttgtatCTCGGAGATGAAACTGCAGAAGCAAGACTAAGGtgttacattttcactgaaatcaaggtgaattttgagaatttttatcaatgtttataaatGTTAAAGTTCACTTTCTCAAAATTGTATTTAAGTTTGTTGTATTTAAGCTTGGATGTATATACAATGACAAACAAAAGCTGGTAGTGAAAGGTCACATCTCTTTCTCATGTGACCAAAAATTCGTTCACAACACTAAGTACTTTCATTTATGATTTATTATGTTAACAGTGGTTATAATTAACACTTTCAACATTAAACTATAAAATGCTGATGTTGTAGGATGCCAGCCTGGATATTTTGGCCTTGATTGTAAAATGTCCTGCAGTAATTGTAAAGATAATACACAGTGTGACGCCATTAATGGAACTTGTTTACTGGGTTGTATCGAAGGCTGGACCAACTATAACTGTCAGCGCAGTGAGTAATAGCAATTAAGTACTTAAAATAAAGATGCTTATATTCTTTTATTTAGAAAGATTTTATTGCTTGTTTTCAAGACTAACTTGTTAAAAGACAATCTCAGTACATTGTATTCAAAAGAAACACAATAAAGAGTTGCCTACAGTTACTGGACTTTCTGACCTGAAGAGCATCACTCcaaagtacactgtatacatgATGTTTTCTTTATACACAGATCTGAAGGTTGATTTAGaagtataattataataacttaATAAGTCAAttctatacaaaatattgaaattataactTATTTTCGAAACCAGCTCCTGTTCTTGACAGAAAGATGACAagattttcaagattttaggGTAAATGTATGTAGAGGATTTTAAATGAGTTTCTccttaatttgatttttaataagTCCTTAGAATTATGTATAATGGAATGATGGAATCCAATGTAAAAAGGCTAGGGGGTTCAGTACTAGAGTTGGAGGAACCCCTGCCAGCAGAAGTAGTACTTGATCCATGTAGAGGTTGATGTTCACACTATGGAATCTGCTCTAGTGAGGAAAACAGTGGGAAGCAGCCATCTGTTTAATAAATTAGGAATACACTTAGTACTCATGTGAAGCATGTTAAtttcatatacattatatttgcaTACAATTTGAGTGTA from the Pecten maximus chromosome 4, xPecMax1.1, whole genome shotgun sequence genome contains:
- the LOC117325488 gene encoding multiple epidermal growth factor-like domains protein 11 → MRTLQGHPHASTELILSVLLVFLLNVTEVESVCSENCRYGQEFCREETSHCLYGCNDGYLGEACGQVCSIIYCKACIYNNSKEICTRCKDGHFGTDCLQQCSDTCKNRKCDRFGRCVFGCKENHHGLSCEHQRCTFADCLSCAYTQYDSYCSECVPGKYWNPYINNCTNCSDHCVGGQLACNSSNGVCNQGCESRWFGTLCDKFCPVDNCTQCREVFHGVQKVKECKICDDGFFTSHGICEKCSNTCLLDTVDGKTCDGQNGKCLAGCMVGWYGDRCNKRCNISNCRRCEEVNRNHIYCETCENGFYWSSKDSKCLHCPPNCTNGCNITNGHCIGGCKDGYYGNQCDNMCGHCSNIPCNDTNGYCLQGCEKGWYGTWCMSSCPIHCRSCIDFKNNTCGSCEPGWYGPQCEIKCSEFCKRNSYSNFLYCHKETGECSEGCRHSYHGAFCNITCHDNCFGDLCDLTGNCSYGCKRNYYGPNCNKRCSENCDNCHQGDGKCAVPCRQGFYGEYCTGVCSKTCLFQSCDEQGNCVSGCVGGFFGSTCEKVCNSNCMDGICNLVTGYCSRDCKSGYYGNQCDVECSPRCLKDCKRDLGFCRGCKDGFYGNRCEEICRYCHNDTCEQGTGVCTYGCEAGHTGHKCASRCQPGYFGLDCKMSCSNCKDNTQCDAINGTCLLGCIEGWTNYNCQRKSLRIVHYTQEPDSERSTIAISTSATVGVFLTIIVIVIGAVCHRRGRCPGACTLKKKNETSLQDGHQNYQTSVRKTSVEGSDQPISMISSSTLMGSLTIDPADLQLGTTEMKGLFYMVKIGSLQHTLSRSTVMVKLLCKATQRRVQADFLHDVEVIRNLNLHRNILSYIGLCENERFIHSVFEACVCGDLKKYLTNLKRSSSDPATNTVQLCYIELVKFVVDVLQALIFLHNNKIIHRLVGAQSVYLDNDYTAKLANFHFAVKYKDAENGTIRAKKLPQRYVAWMPPEARAEDIYSNSTDMWGIGVLLWEVVTLGSSTNLQDATELTSPTASSSDQSTPGASPNRHKTPGASPDDRLTLCASPHDHRNRGPNTAHRNPGPSTADNKNPRPNTAHRNPGPSTADHRNPGPSTADHRNPGPSTADHRNPGPSTADHRNPGPSTADHRNPGPSTADHRNPRPGRTGTAPIGYLTIPLDCDRFLSQCIEQCWNTVPENRPSFTPMVRKLSASLTRRWTGNGEVQMSVSTLV